The Bombus vancouverensis nearcticus chromosome 9, iyBomVanc1_principal, whole genome shotgun sequence genome includes a window with the following:
- the kto gene encoding mediator complex subunit kohtalo isoform X5, whose amino-acid sequence MMGILYEKRPLKRPKLGPPDVYPQEPKQKEDELTSTNVKLGFATMPQMSEEFGTARHCNVTAAKVGAYFNAILAKKEELSTMPDTARKRQQINPKDNFWPVTARTKNGIEAWFKDLSGCKPLIALAKKAPNFNKKEEIFMMLCEYQVPMLRAAWFIKLSSAYTVAVSEAKIKKRQLPDPTTEWTGTLIKFLKDQLSKLQEYYYINNNTTNSTSSNGIANNSCSGNNTGNNNNNNNNNNNVSNNVNNNNNGVSNNQPATPNSSNQVATGNTMNEEHKLALKQWHYCIQLAKYMFEEGLLDRQELLQWILELLDKIKSSPSENGILKLLLPLALQYLEEFVQSELLARRLAYLCCRKLAHMCSNVETNGNPQSPSINKSDVNSGKDTAIANQVQNPLTAAFNDYLSCPHHRDVVYSLSTIIQVITLECPTALVWNSVGEGKAPSVLNGSPLDYLPCPPTALPCPPVSATNPTIKQLKIAQKNIRARSQAAEGKWSCDKWQQSSAGITTTKVLAALDALDRHSFDRMDSTNSLDTLYAKIFTSPPKDNTNERDTKTEYNPQQDSAVVEILCEWAVSAERWGEHRAMAVAKLLEKRQSEVTGETNDNDDKDSICSNGNPPVLPIFQSLLMKFLDMDAPVLDNTTTQSKVQFTNLVHLFSELIRHDVFSHDAYMCTLISRGDLIQGPVASKPGTPSNREQIDEDSLFTGIDLKPTKLEVPDHGRTMDYDDSKIDDDLDKLLQHIKEDQQNSMDAPDSPKEDALAGHGTQEGLDSKIPSSHSRHLLYTTHFPLPQDETCSQHDCNQRHVLLYGVGRVRDDARHIVKKMTKEVCKLFGKKFSIDVAEGGKVKKHSRSEFNFEAITLKFQNLSYFDQHVVTWQCATQVIEMLNTFALAGSSYLPVQEHVAFLFDLMELALNIYGLIDVCIQILKELPEVETQLGIRNSQLVRSYTTSLSLYVVGVLRRYHCCLLLSPEQTTAVFDLLCKVVKHVSNPSDCSSAERCVLAHLYDLYSSCSLLKTKPHGVEAFSNAYPKIRTALYSTLQPTTSSHVYNSQFMVDVFTSPRRGGKIEPQWARQLNETPANRYSFVCNAIVAVCSETDNDKLNDIAITCAELTACCNALNAEWLGVLMALCCSSNSSAFYIDVLNQVDVQDLSIHNSLAVFTSILIARHCFSLEDFVVHIALPSLVKACNEGRGDADMEAEAGARLTCHLLLRLFKTVECPQPALYSVSTSPHPLPNGNSRGYSIKLSCDRHLLAAAHNNIRVGPVLAVLKAILVVADATAGKQPPKKPDVPINHSNKAGGPASVGVGVGVTTGGPSELSISHILGTSDILGGGDDLGLDLAISSSSSSAGMTTENVKGLSDFAQHVLRQICSQEWVLERCLQNPEELCHPDMLLDNMLTPRQAQRLLHMICYPETSTDAFIDQKTHITNILENLEQWSLRMSWLDLQLMYKQFPPGSSDLSQWLDTVAKAAIDVFQLNTMSSKPDKRSGSIWLVAPLVSKLPSAVQGRVLKVAGQVLESGNWSKTATGRERSRSKSPSLFNHQPFLSLVLTCLKGQDDQREGLLMSLHSQLSQFLNISKEEKNFVTEDPKTREVLQDALQLRFSLVGGVFDTIQRNTTATTDWAILLVQLVSYGVIDLNNNSGLFTTVIDMLATLIHSTLVSDSQSEKDENKKHYQNLMKKLKKELGDRNSPSIRYVRQLLPLPKLTMEVITCEPVGCLTDTKGNKIAGFDSIDKKQGLQVCDSQRVSAWEVLEGHKNPAPISWAWFRAVRLERKPLTYQNAHKLLRYHTHSQIRPPSHYLEPPPLPPEDLEPDKKESEPGKADTPMSIDSPGRVTGSVGSSGVGNAITNGKGKAMKTRKHRKNRGAATPTTPVSQQIQQPPNQLQQMSFGNQQIPVSQQPGMFTGQPPQHQQPWYTNQQTHAPAQPYGYGQQLPPTPVGPRYDRPGMNNQSKQALSHMLRLRLPSNQLISSQQQANAAPVAGPGAFQGMQRQQFIRQQLRAQHGAPNINPQQGMFASQQQQQQPQQQGIYTGMQQGMNQNYAGYGGQQMMPQQQQQQQQQQQAPQQAQQQQQLLQQQQQQQGLMNQQQNMMFSNQQQMMGPQRAQEYIPQQRMQPGATRPPYLQAPNVTMNTMGPMGGGVQSQPAPPYRQTSGKPGTVGVTGVGTTNVGLQQNQQFQQAINQQRMRQQMLAMQQQQQQAQQQQQAQQQQQQQGNAGGQQPTPQLVTHLQRHLSQPPQHYQHQPPPY is encoded by the exons ATGATGGGAATATTGTATGAGAAAAGGCCACTAAAACGGCCTAAATTAGGGCCGCCGGACGTCTATCCTCAAGAACCTAAACAGAAAGAAGATGAACTTACGTCCACAAATGTCAAACTGGGCTTTGCCACAATGCCCCAGATGTCAGAGGAATTTGGGACAGCAAGACATTGTAATGTCACTGCTGCCAAAGTTGGAGCATATTTCAATGCAATTTTGGCTAAGAAAGAAGAGCTCTCTACGATGCCAGACACTGCAAGGAAACGACAACAAATCAATCCAAAAGATAATTTTTGGCCAGTAACTGCTAGAACAAAAAATGGCATTGAGGCCTggttcaaagatttgtctggaTGTAAACCATTGATAGCTCTTGCTAAGAAAGCTCCTAACTTcaataagaaagaagaaatattcaTGATGCTTTGTGAGTATCAAGTACCAATGCTTAGAGCAGCTTGGTTCATTAAACTTAGCTCTGCTTATACAGTAGCAGTTTCAGAAGCCAAAATAAAAAAGAGGCAGTTGCCTGACCCAACTACAG AATGGACAGGAACACTTATTAAATTCTTGAAGGATCAGCTTTCAAAACTACaggaatattattatataaataataatacaacaaATAGTACTAGTAGTAATGGTATTGCAAATAATTCTTGTAGTGGAAACAATACtggaaataacaataataataacaacaataacaataatgtcagtaataatgttaataataataataatggagTATCTAATAATCAGCCAGCTACACCAAATTCAAGTAACCAAGTAGCAACTGGAAATACTATGAACGAGGAACATAAATTAGCATTAAAACAATGGCATTATTGCATACAATTGGCAAAGTATATGTTTGAAGAAGGTTTATTAGATAGACAAGAATTATTACAATGGATTTTAGAATTATTAGATAAAATTAAATCTTCCCCTTCAGAAAATGGTATTTTGAAACTTTTGTTGCCATTGGCATTGCAGTATTTAGAGGAATTCGTGCAATCTGAATTATTAGCCAGACGTCTGGCATATTTGTGTTGCCGCAAATTGGCACATATGTGTAGTAACGTAGAAACCAATGGCAATCCACAAAGTCCGTCCATAAATAAAAGTGATGTTAACAGTGGGAAAGACACTGCCATTGCTAATCAAGTTCAAAATCCATTAACTGCTGCCTTTAATGACTATTTGTCTTGTCCACATCACAGGGATGTGGTTTATAGTTTGTCAACAATAATACAG GTTATAACACTAGAATGCCCTACTGCATTAGTGTGGAATAGCGTTGGCGAAGGAAAAGCTCCATCTGTATTAAATGGTTCTCCTTTAGATTATTTACCATGTCCCCCTACAGCTTTACCATGTCCACCTGTGAGTGCAACTAATCCTACAATAAAACAACTGAAAATTGCTCAAAAAAATATTCGAGCAAGATCTCAAGCTGCTGAAGGAAAATGGTCATGTGATAAGTGGCAGCAAAGCAGTGCTGGAATAACAACAACTAAAGTACTGGCAGCCTTAGATGCTTTAGATCGGCATAGTTTTGATAGAATGGATTCTACTAATTCGTTAGATACTTTGTATGCTAAAATATTTACATCACCTCCAAAAGATAATACCAATGAACGAGATACAAAAACGGAATATAATCCGCAACAAGATTCTGCTGTAGTTGAAATTCTATGTGAATGGGCAGTGAGCGCTGAAAGGTGGGGAGAGCATAGAGCAATGGCAGTTGCAAAGCTGCTGGAAAAACGGCAAAGTGAAGTTACTGGAGAAACGAACGATAACGATGATAAAGACAGTATCTGTAGTAATGGAAATCCACCTGTGCTCCCAATTTTTCAATCATTACTTATGAAATTCTTGGACATGGATGCCCCGGTACTAGATAATACAACAACTCAGTCAAAAGTTCAGTTCACGAATTTGGTTCACTTATTTTCAGAATTAATTAGACATGATGTATTTTCACATGACGCATACATGTGTACACTCATCTCAAGAGGAGATCTCATACAAG gcCCTGTGGCTAGCAAACCTGGAACTCCGAGTAATCGAGAACAAATAGACGAAGACAGCTTGTTTACTGGGATAGATTTAAAACCAACAAAATTAGAAGTACCAGATCACGGACGAACGATGGATTATGATGATAGTAAAATTGACGATGATTTAGATAAATTATTACAACACATCAAAGAGGATCAACAAAATAGCATGGATGCACCTGACAGTCCTAAAGAAGATGCATTAGCTGGGCATGGAACTCAAGAAGGATTAGATTCAAAAATACCATCGAGTCACAGTAGACATTTATTATATACAACGCATTTCCCTTTACCAcaa GATGAGACATGCAGTCAACATGACTGTAATCAACGACATGTATTACTGTATGGAGTAGGTCGCGTTAGAGACGACGCTAGACATATTGTTAAAAAAATGACGAAAGAAGTATGTAAATTATTCGGAAAAAAATTTAGCATTGACGTTGCAGAAGGTGGTAAAGTAAAGAAACATTCCCGAAGTGAATTCAACTTTGAAGCGATTACGCTAAAGTTTCAGAATCTCAGCTATTTCGATCAACACGTAGTGACGTGGCAATGCGCGACACAAGTTATAGAAATGTTGAATACATTTGCATTGGCTGGTTCGTCTTATTTGCCAGTCCAAGAACATGTAGCATTTCTATTTGATTTAATGGAATTAGCGTTAAATATATATGGCCTGATAGATGTTTGCATTCAAATACTAAAGGAATTACCAGAAGTTGAAACACAATTGGGAATTAGAAACAGTCAGCTTGTTAGAAGCTATACTACAAGTTTAAGTTTATATGTTGTAGGAGTATTAAGAAGATATCATTGTTGTTTGTTAT TATCTCCGGAACAAACAACAGCGGTATTCGATTTACTTTGTAAAGTTGTAAAGCATGTATCCAATCCTAGTGACTGTAGTTCTGCTGAACGATGTGTATTAGCGCATCTTTACGATTTATACTCGTCTTGTTCATTGCTGAAAACGAAACCACATGGAGTTGAAGCATTTAGCAATGCTTATCCTAAAATCCGAACGGCTCTTTACAGCACGTTACAACCAACAACATCGAGTCATGTGTATAATTCACAATTTATGGTAGACGTTTTTACCAGTCCAAGACGCGGTGGAAAAATCGAACCACAATGGGCTAGACAGTTAAACGAGACACCGGCTAATCGTTACAGTTTTGTTTGCAACGCAATAGTTGCAGTTTGCAGTGAAACGgataatgataaattaaatgacATTGCGATAACATGCGCGGAATTAACAGCTTGTTGCAATGCACTTAACGCCGAATGGCTCGGAGTCCTTATGGCACTTTGTTGTTCTTCAAATAGCTCCGCTTTTTATATTGACGTGTTAAATCAGGTTGATGTACAAGACCTAAGTATACATAACTCTCTGGCTGTATTCACGTCAATTTTAATtg cAAGACACTGCTTCTCATTGGAGGATTTTGTCGTGCATATAGCATTACCATCCTTAGTTAAAGCTTGTAATGAAGGTCGTGGAGACGCAGATATGGAAGCTGAAGCTGGAGCACGTTTAACGTGCCATTTGCTTCTACGGCTTTTCAAGACTGTCGAATGTCCCCAACCAGCGCTTTATTCCGTAAGCACAAGTCCTCACCCTCTACCGAATGGAAATTCCAGGGGTTACAGTATAAAATTAAGTTGTGATAGACACTTGCTGGCAGCTGCTCACAATAACATCAGGGTCGGTCCGGTTTTAGCTGTACTGAAAGCTATCTTAGTTGTCGCCGATGCAACTGCTGGTAAACAACCTCCAAAGAAACCAGATGTGCCGATAAATCATTCAAATAAAGCAGGAGGACCAGCTAGTGTTGGTGTTGGTGTTGGGGTAACTACAGGTGGACCAAGTGAATTGTCTATCAGTCATATCCTAGGTACCAGTGATATTCTAGGAGGTGGCGATGACTTGGGACTTGATCTAGCAATATCTTCATCTAGCAGCAGCGCTGGAATGACTACGGAAAATGTGAAAGGATTGTCAGACTTTGCACAACATGTCCTCAGACAAATCTGCAGCCAAGAGTGGGTTTTAGAAAGATGTTTACAAAACCCAGAAGAACTTTGTCATCCGGATATGTTACTCGATAACATGCTGACACCGCGTCAAGCTCAACGGTTACTTCATATGATCTGCTATCCGGAGACTTCTACAGACGCATTTATCGACCAGAAGACTCACATAACAAACATTTTGGAAAATCTGGAGCAATGGAGTTTAAGAATGTCGTGGCTTGATCTGCAACTCATGTACAAACAATTTCCTCCAGGATCGAGCGATCTTTCACAGTGGTTGGACACCGTTGCCAAAGCTGCAATCGATGTATTTCAATTGAATACTATGTCAAGTAAGCCAGACAAACGGTCtggttcgatatggttagttGCACCGCTTGTTTCAAAATTACCAAGCGCAGTGCAAGGTCGAGTCTTAAAAGTAGCGGGCCAGGTATTAGAATCCGGTAATTGGTCAAAAACAGCGACAGGTCGTGAGAGAAGTAGATCGAAATCGCCATCTTTGTTTAATCATCAACCGTTTCTCTCGTTAGTACTCACTTGCCTCAAAGGTCAGGACGATCAAAGAGAGGGCCTTCTGATGTCTCTGCATTCGCAGTTATCGCAGTTCTTGAACATTAGCAAAGAGGAGAAAAATTTTGTTACCGAAGATCCTAAGACGAGAGAGGTGTTACAAGATGCATTGCAATTGAGATTTAGTCTCGTCGGTGGAGTCTTTGATACCATACAAAGAAATACGACTGCTACCACAGACTGGGCTATCTTATTGGTTCAGCTGGTTAGCTATGGTGTTatagatttaaataataattctgGATTGTTTACTACTGTCATAGATATGTTAGCAACCCTAATACATTCTACTCTAGTTTCCGATTCGCAGTCCGAGaaggatgaaaataaaaaacattatcaaaacttaatgaaaaagTTGAAAAAGGAACTCGGCGATAGAAATTCTCCCAGTATTCGATATGTCAGACAATTGTTACCACTGCCAAAATTAACGATGGAAGTAATTACGTGTGAGCCAGTTGGATGTTTGACAGAcacaaaaggaaataaaatagctggTTTTGATAGTATTGATAAAAAACAA GGTTTACAAGTATGTGATTCCCAAAGGGTATCTGCATGGGAAGTATTAGAAGGTCATAAAAATCCAGCACCAATTTCTTGGGCCTGGTTTAGAGCAGTTCGATTGGAACGTAAACCTCTTACGTACCAAAATGCTCATAAGCTTTTACGATATCATACACATAGTCAAATTAGACCTCCTAGCCATTACTTGGAGCCACCACCATTACCTCCGGAAGATTTAGAACCAGATAAAAAGGAATCAGAACCTGGCAAAGCTGATACACCAATGAGTATCGATTCTCCTGGAAGAGTAACAGGTAGTGTTGGCAGTAGTGGAGTTGGTAATGCTATTACCAATGGCAAAGGGAAAGCTATGAAGACACGAAAGCATAGAAAGAATAGAGGAGCTGCTACACCTACTACACCTGTTTCACAACAAATCCAG CAACCACCAAATCAACTACAACAAATGTCATTTGGAAATCAGCAAATACCCGTTAGTCAACAACCTGGAATGTTTACTGGTCAACCGCCGCAACATCAACAACCTTGGTACACCAATCAGCAAACTCACGCACCAGCTCAGCCATATGGATATGGACAACAATTACCACCAACTCCAGTTGGACCAAGATATGACAGACCAGGCATGAACAATCAATCAAAACAGGCGCTTTCTCACATGTTACGTTTACGGTTACCATCCAATCAATTAATAAGCTCTCAGCAACAAGCAAATGCCGCACCTGTCGCTGGGCCAGGAGCGTTCCAAGGAATGCAGAGACAACAATTCATCAGACAACAATTGAGAGCTCAACATGGAGCTCCAAATATCAATCCACAACAAGGAATGTTTGCTtcgcaacagcagcaacaacaaccgCAACAACAAGGAATTTACACTGGAATGCAACAGg gAATGAATCAAAATTATGCAGGATATGGGGGTCAACAAATGATgccacaacaacaacaacagcagcagcaacaacagcaagcGCCTCAACAAgcgcagcaacaacaacagttgttacagcagcagcagcagcaacaaggTTTAATGAATCAACAACAGAACATGATGTTTTCTAATCAACAGCAAATGATGGGACCTCAAAGGGCGCAAGAGTATATACCACAACAACGTATGCAACCTGGAGCTACGAGGCCACCGTACCTTCAG GCTCCAAATGTTACAATGAATACAATGGGTCCAATGGGAGGTGGAGTTCAAAGTCAACCAGCACCACCATATCGGCAAACCAGTGGAAAACCTGGTACGGTTGGTGTAACGGGAGTAGGCACTACTAACGTCGGCTTACAACAAAATCAACAATTCCAACAG GCGATAAACCAACAACGTATGAGACAACAAATGCTTGCGatgcagcaacaacaacaacaggcacagcagcaacagcaagcacagcaacaacaacaacaacaaggtAATGCCGGTGGACAGCAGCCAACTCCACAATTAGTAACGCATTTACAACGGCACTTGAGTCAACCACCGCAACACTATCAGCATCAACCGCCGCCTTATTAG